In the Pirellulaceae bacterium genome, one interval contains:
- a CDS encoding linear amide C-N hydrolase: MNVRIAVKTTVILLVIAMCCEPLLACTYFFQKAKDGSVVVGRSMEFGNEVASRLDLVPRGTSFESTAPDGAITTAWQSKYGFVAMSHHGKHLYSDGINEKGLNVSTLWFVDGSYPKPKAGEPALRNYDLCGWALSKFSTADEVAEALRSIVVWGAFNESMNMVLPFHWAVTDATGKSIVIEYVKGALTITDNSRIGVMCNSPSIDFHLTNLRCYSNLNPATQQAPEVLKEAGWALGSGLRGLPGDFTSPSRYVRVAVQKHYAPQPDNAESAVSQAIHLLNTVDQVPGVVVFGGDRGAGDGEGPPTQFTPWITVADLANKHFYYRAYDSQDIRRVDLTKMNFDSGQPYRSVDIYGRKKYVDDTARLLGGK, encoded by the coding sequence ATGAATGTCCGCATTGCTGTTAAAACGACGGTGATTCTGCTAGTGATCGCCATGTGCTGTGAACCATTACTCGCTTGTACCTATTTTTTTCAGAAGGCAAAAGATGGTTCGGTTGTAGTCGGAAGATCCATGGAATTTGGAAATGAAGTTGCTTCACGACTGGATCTTGTGCCTCGAGGCACGTCCTTTGAAAGTACCGCTCCCGATGGTGCCATCACTACGGCGTGGCAGAGTAAATACGGTTTTGTCGCAATGTCACATCATGGAAAACATTTGTATTCGGATGGGATAAACGAAAAGGGGCTCAATGTCTCGACGCTTTGGTTCGTCGACGGATCCTATCCTAAGCCGAAGGCGGGAGAACCTGCGTTGCGAAATTACGATCTGTGCGGCTGGGCATTGTCCAAGTTTTCCACAGCCGACGAGGTTGCCGAGGCGCTTCGCTCTATCGTGGTTTGGGGGGCATTTAACGAATCGATGAATATGGTTCTTCCGTTCCATTGGGCCGTTACGGATGCAACCGGAAAATCTATTGTGATCGAGTATGTAAAAGGTGCGTTAACGATCACCGACAACTCCCGAATCGGCGTAATGTGTAACTCTCCATCGATCGACTTTCACCTTACGAATTTACGCTGTTATTCAAATCTCAACCCCGCCACCCAGCAGGCTCCCGAGGTGCTGAAGGAAGCTGGTTGGGCTTTGGGTTCAGGTTTGCGTGGGCTCCCTGGTGATTTTACGTCTCCCAGTCGCTACGTGCGTGTGGCTGTACAAAAGCACTATGCCCCACAACCAGACAACGCAGAATCGGCGGTCAGTCAGGCAATTCACCTGCTTAATACGGTCGATCAAGTGCCCGGCGTTGTCGTTTTTGGCGGAGACCGCGGTGCCGGGGACGGAGAAGGTCCACCAACTCAATTCACACCGTGGATTACGGTTGCCGACCTTGCGAACAAACACTTTTACTATCGCGCCTACGACAGCCAAGATATCCGTCGCGTTGATCTCACCAAGATGAACTTTGACTCTGGTCAGCCCTATCGCTCCGTTGATATCTATGGTCGCAAAAAATACGTTGACGATACGGCGCGTTTATTAGGCGGTAAGTAG